Proteins from a genomic interval of Cupriavidus pauculus:
- a CDS encoding 2-hydroxyacid dehydrogenase, whose amino-acid sequence MKPRLLQHGRLPEQTEARLAEHFDVHPFWAESDPAAYLAQHGGEFVAMTTRAATGVDATMLAALPNLRVVSSFGVGLDKLDLDTARARGIAVGYTPDVLNDCVADTAFALLMDAARQVSAADRYVRRGAWPRGPYPLTTRVSGKRLGIVGMGRIGRVIAKRSSGFDMEVRYFGRKAQDGVPYGFEPSLPALAEWADFLVIAASGGPETRHLVSADVLKALGPQGYLINIARGTVVDEAALVDALANQRIAGAGLDVFEDEPNVPPALFALDNVVLLPHVASGTHETRAAMAGLVFDNLQSFFATGAVLRSAI is encoded by the coding sequence ATGAAACCCCGCCTCCTGCAGCATGGCCGGCTGCCCGAACAGACCGAAGCCCGCCTGGCCGAGCATTTCGACGTGCATCCGTTCTGGGCCGAAAGCGACCCGGCCGCCTACCTGGCGCAACACGGCGGCGAGTTCGTGGCGATGACCACGCGCGCCGCCACGGGCGTGGACGCCACGATGCTGGCCGCGCTGCCGAATCTGCGCGTCGTTTCCAGCTTCGGCGTGGGCCTGGACAAGCTCGACCTCGACACGGCCCGCGCGCGCGGCATCGCCGTGGGCTACACGCCCGACGTGCTCAACGACTGCGTGGCCGACACCGCCTTCGCGCTGCTGATGGACGCGGCGCGCCAGGTCAGCGCCGCCGACCGCTACGTGCGGCGCGGCGCATGGCCGCGCGGCCCGTACCCGCTGACCACGCGCGTGAGCGGCAAGCGGCTGGGCATCGTCGGCATGGGCCGCATCGGCCGGGTCATCGCCAAGCGGTCCAGCGGGTTCGACATGGAAGTACGCTACTTCGGCCGCAAGGCGCAGGACGGCGTGCCGTACGGCTTCGAGCCGTCGCTGCCGGCGCTGGCCGAATGGGCCGACTTTCTGGTGATTGCCGCCTCGGGCGGGCCCGAAACGCGCCACCTTGTGTCGGCCGACGTACTCAAGGCGCTTGGCCCGCAGGGCTACCTGATCAACATCGCGCGCGGCACCGTGGTCGACGAGGCCGCGCTGGTCGATGCGCTGGCGAACCAGCGCATCGCCGGCGCCGGGCTGGACGTGTTCGAGGACGAGCCCAACGTGCCGCCCGCGCTGTTCGCGCTGGACAACGTGGTGCTGCTGCCCCACGTGGCCAGCGGCACGCACGAGACCCGCGCCGCCATGGCCGGGCTGGTGTTCGACAACCTGCAGAGCTTCTTTGCCACCGGGGCCGTCCTGCGGTCCGCGATCTGA
- a CDS encoding Bug family tripartite tricarboxylate transporter substrate binding protein — protein MPTLPRIAALALAAATLALPAHAQDPWPTRSVTIIVPFTPGGGTDIGTRLVAQRLAQLWGQPVVVDNRPGAAGNVGLELTARAKPDGYTLVAGNVGTQSINPFLYKKLNYKPDSFVPVTMMAELPFALVVTPGLPARTPKELVALAKAKPGKLTFASSGTGGSPHLSGEIFKAATGTDMLHVPYKGGGAAMTDLMAGNVDMLFASILETTGHVKAGKLRALAVTGSVRSPSMPDVPTLAEAGIQNAESGSWVGLLAPAGTPKDVVDKIAADVKKVVAMPEVKKQLVEQGAIPVGSTPQQFAETIANDRKRYARIIADNHLSAD, from the coding sequence ATGCCCACCCTCCCCCGCATCGCCGCCCTCGCCCTGGCCGCTGCCACGCTTGCCCTGCCCGCGCACGCGCAGGACCCGTGGCCCACGCGGTCGGTGACCATCATCGTGCCGTTCACGCCCGGGGGCGGCACCGACATCGGCACGCGGCTGGTGGCGCAGCGGCTGGCGCAGCTCTGGGGCCAGCCCGTCGTGGTGGACAACCGTCCCGGCGCGGCCGGCAACGTGGGGCTGGAACTGACCGCCCGGGCCAAGCCGGACGGCTACACGCTGGTGGCCGGCAACGTCGGCACGCAGTCGATCAACCCGTTTCTCTACAAGAAGCTCAACTACAAGCCCGACAGCTTCGTACCCGTGACGATGATGGCCGAGCTGCCGTTCGCGCTGGTGGTCACGCCGGGGCTGCCCGCCAGAACGCCGAAGGAACTGGTGGCGCTGGCCAAGGCCAAGCCGGGCAAGCTGACGTTTGCCAGCTCCGGCACGGGCGGCTCGCCGCACCTGTCGGGCGAGATCTTCAAAGCCGCCACCGGCACCGACATGCTGCACGTGCCCTACAAGGGCGGCGGCGCCGCGATGACCGACCTGATGGCCGGCAACGTCGACATGCTGTTCGCGTCGATCCTGGAGACCACGGGCCACGTCAAGGCCGGCAAGCTGCGCGCGCTGGCGGTGACGGGGTCGGTGCGCTCGCCGTCGATGCCCGACGTGCCGACGCTGGCCGAGGCCGGCATCCAGAACGCGGAATCCGGCTCGTGGGTGGGCCTGCTGGCCCCGGCCGGCACGCCGAAGGACGTCGTCGACAAGATCGCCGCCGACGTGAAGAAGGTGGTGGCCATGCCCGAGGTGAAGAAGCAGCTCGTGGAACAGGGCGCGATTCCGGTGGGCAGCACGCCGCAGCAGTTTGCCGAGACCATCGCCAATGACCGCAAGCGTTACGCAAGGATCATCGCCGATAATCACCTGAGCGCCGACTGA
- a CDS encoding ribonuclease activity regulator RraA → MTPLSSSLRDALKTVSTATLCTALFKRGLRNQFIQDVRPLNPAGGTMVGPAFTLRYIPAREDLNPITVFQDPNHPQRQAIEQCPPGAVLVIDSRKDARAASAGSILVTRLMQRGGAGIVTDGGFRDSPEIAQMAMPAYHHRPSAPTNLTLHQALEFDVPIGCGDVAVFPGDVMVGDAEGVVVIPRHMAEEIAAEAVEMTAFEDFVTEQVRNGRSIIGLYPPTSEQAREDFAAWRKAAGR, encoded by the coding sequence ATGACCCCGCTCAGTTCCAGCCTGCGCGATGCGCTGAAGACCGTCAGCACGGCCACGCTGTGCACCGCGCTGTTCAAGCGCGGCCTGCGCAACCAGTTCATCCAGGACGTGCGGCCGCTGAACCCGGCCGGCGGCACGATGGTCGGCCCGGCCTTCACGCTGCGCTACATCCCCGCCCGCGAGGACCTGAACCCGATCACGGTGTTCCAGGACCCGAACCACCCGCAGCGCCAGGCCATCGAGCAGTGCCCGCCCGGCGCCGTGCTGGTGATCGACAGCCGCAAGGACGCCCGCGCCGCCAGCGCCGGGTCCATCCTGGTCACGCGGCTGATGCAGCGCGGCGGCGCGGGCATCGTCACCGACGGCGGCTTCCGCGACTCGCCCGAGATCGCGCAGATGGCGATGCCGGCCTACCACCACCGCCCGTCGGCACCGACCAACCTGACGCTGCACCAGGCGCTGGAGTTCGACGTGCCGATCGGCTGCGGCGACGTGGCGGTGTTCCCCGGCGACGTGATGGTCGGCGACGCCGAGGGCGTGGTCGTCATCCCGCGCCACATGGCCGAGGAAATCGCCGCCGAGGCGGTGGAGATGACCGCGTTCGAGGATTTCGTGACCGAACAGGTCCGCAACGGCCGCTCGATCATCGGCCTCTACCCCCCGACATCCGAGCAGGCCCGCGAGGACTTTGCCGCATGGCGAAAGGCAGCCGGCCGCTGA
- the araD gene encoding L-arabinonate dehydratase, with protein sequence MTAPKKTPDQLRSARWFAPDDLRSSGHRSRIMQMGYAPDEWMGKPLIAIINTWSDINPCHAHFKQRVDDVKRGILQAGGFPMELPAISLSESSVKPTTMLYRNLLAIETEELIRSHPIDGAVLMGGCDKTTPGLLMGATSAGVPAIYVPAGPMLRGNYKGQVLGSGSDAWKFWDERRAGNISKTEWIGIEGGIARSHGTCMTMGTASTMTAIAETIGMTLPGASSIPAADANHIRMCSEAGRRIVDMVWEDLTPQRIQTRASFENAIAVAMAMGCSTNAIIHVIAMARRAGHDIGLDDFDRMSRHVPVIANIRPSGDKYLMEDFFYAGGLPALMTRIRDKLHLDAPTVTGRTLGENIAGAEVHNDDVIRTPANALYQEGALAVLRGNIAPDGCVIKPSACEKRFFRHTGPALVFDDYPSMKAAVEDETLDVTADHILILRNAGPLGGPGMPEWGMLPIPKKLVKQGVRDMLRMSDARMSGTSYGACILHVAPEAYIGGPFALVRTGDLITVDIDQRRIHLEVSDEELAARRAAWTPPPPRYARGYGYIFSQHVRQANDGCDFDFLQTDFGAPVGEPSIY encoded by the coding sequence ATGACGGCACCGAAGAAGACGCCGGACCAGCTACGCAGCGCGCGCTGGTTCGCGCCCGACGACTTGCGTTCGTCCGGGCATCGCTCGCGGATCATGCAGATGGGCTACGCGCCCGATGAATGGATGGGCAAGCCGCTCATCGCGATCATCAACACCTGGTCCGACATCAACCCCTGCCACGCGCACTTCAAGCAGCGCGTGGACGACGTGAAGCGCGGCATCCTGCAGGCCGGCGGTTTCCCCATGGAACTGCCGGCCATTTCGTTGTCCGAGAGCTCGGTCAAGCCGACCACCATGCTCTACCGCAACCTGCTGGCCATCGAGACCGAGGAGCTGATCCGCTCCCACCCCATCGACGGCGCCGTGCTGATGGGCGGCTGCGACAAGACCACGCCGGGCCTGCTGATGGGCGCCACCAGCGCCGGCGTGCCGGCCATCTACGTGCCCGCCGGCCCCATGCTGCGCGGCAACTACAAGGGCCAGGTGCTGGGGTCGGGCTCCGACGCCTGGAAGTTCTGGGACGAGCGCCGCGCGGGCAACATCAGCAAGACCGAATGGATCGGCATCGAGGGCGGCATCGCGCGCAGCCACGGCACCTGCATGACGATGGGCACGGCCAGCACGATGACGGCCATCGCCGAGACCATCGGCATGACGCTGCCCGGCGCGTCGTCGATCCCGGCCGCCGACGCCAACCACATCCGCATGTGCTCCGAGGCCGGCCGCCGCATCGTCGACATGGTCTGGGAAGACCTGACGCCGCAGCGCATCCAGACGCGCGCGTCGTTCGAGAACGCCATCGCGGTGGCCATGGCGATGGGCTGCTCCACCAACGCCATCATCCACGTCATCGCCATGGCCCGCCGCGCCGGCCACGATATCGGCCTGGACGACTTCGACCGCATGAGCCGCCACGTGCCCGTGATTGCCAATATCCGGCCCAGCGGCGACAAGTACCTGATGGAGGACTTCTTCTACGCGGGCGGGCTGCCGGCGCTGATGACGCGCATCCGGGACAAGCTGCACCTGGACGCGCCCACGGTCACGGGCCGCACGCTGGGCGAGAACATCGCCGGCGCCGAGGTACACAACGACGACGTGATCCGCACCCCGGCCAACGCGCTGTACCAGGAAGGCGCGCTGGCCGTCCTGCGCGGCAACATCGCCCCCGACGGCTGCGTGATCAAGCCCAGCGCCTGCGAGAAGCGGTTTTTCCGGCATACGGGGCCGGCGCTGGTGTTCGACGACTATCCGTCGATGAAGGCAGCCGTCGAGGACGAGACGCTGGACGTGACCGCCGACCACATCCTGATCCTGCGCAACGCCGGCCCGCTGGGCGGCCCCGGCATGCCCGAGTGGGGCATGCTGCCGATTCCGAAGAAGCTGGTGAAGCAGGGCGTGCGCGACATGCTGCGGATGTCCGACGCGCGCATGAGCGGCACCAGCTACGGCGCCTGCATCCTGCACGTGGCGCCCGAGGCGTACATCGGCGGCCCGTTCGCACTGGTCCGCACCGGCGATCTGATCACCGTGGATATCGACCAGCGCCGCATCCACCTGGAAGTGTCCGACGAGGAACTGGCGGCCCGCCGCGCCGCCTGGACCCCGCCGCCGCCGCGCTACGCGCGCGGCTACGGCTACATCTTTTCGCAGCACGTGCGGCAGGCCAACGACGGCTGCGACTTCGACTTCCTGCAAACCGACTTCGGCGCCCCCGTGGGCGAACCGAGCATCTACTGA
- a CDS encoding GntR family transcriptional regulator: MAATLPNPAQFQFDRTRQAAPQVFEHMRDQIISLALPPGTVLSRPELALQYGISQTPVRDALMRLAEEGLVDVFPQHATRVSRIDVALARQAHFLRRSVEVEIVRALAGAPDAALVDRLRATIARQQRMLELDDLAEFTANDQYFHRQLYEAAAVPDLFGLVRRQSGHLDRLRRLHLPIPGKAHAVLRDHAAIVDAIGAGDVPGAEAALRGHLTGTLANVEEIRASFRDYLR, from the coding sequence ATGGCCGCCACGCTACCCAACCCCGCCCAGTTCCAGTTCGACCGTACGCGCCAGGCGGCGCCGCAGGTGTTCGAGCACATGCGCGACCAGATCATCTCGCTGGCGCTGCCCCCCGGCACGGTGCTGTCCCGCCCGGAGCTGGCGCTGCAGTACGGCATCAGCCAGACGCCGGTGCGTGACGCGCTGATGCGGCTGGCCGAGGAAGGGCTGGTCGACGTGTTCCCGCAGCACGCCACGCGCGTGAGTCGGATCGACGTGGCGCTGGCACGGCAGGCGCACTTCCTGCGCCGGTCGGTGGAGGTGGAGATCGTTCGCGCGCTGGCCGGCGCGCCCGACGCCGCCCTGGTGGACCGGCTGCGGGCCACCATCGCGCGCCAGCAGCGCATGCTGGAACTCGACGACCTGGCCGAATTCACGGCCAACGACCAGTATTTCCATCGCCAGCTCTACGAGGCCGCCGCCGTGCCCGACCTGTTCGGGCTGGTGCGCCGCCAGAGCGGCCACCTGGACCGCCTGCGCCGCCTGCACCTGCCGATTCCGGGCAAGGCTCATGCGGTGCTGCGCGACCATGCGGCCATCGTCGATGCCATTGGGGCCGGTGACGTGCCCGGTGCCGAGGCGGCGCTGCGCGGCCACCTGACCGGCACGCTGGCCAACGTCGAGGAAATCCGCGCCAGCTTCCGCGACTACCTGCGCTGA
- a CDS encoding helix-turn-helix domain-containing protein, which translates to MSARVTITTSEQLGQVLQGARKIAGLTQADAAARLAISQSRVSHMELNPETISVAQLLALLGAYDLDLVIEPRVMSDALLDKLEW; encoded by the coding sequence ATGTCCGCCAGAGTCACCATTACCACCAGCGAGCAATTGGGGCAGGTGCTCCAGGGCGCGCGCAAGATCGCCGGCCTGACCCAGGCCGACGCCGCCGCGCGGCTGGCCATCAGCCAGAGCCGCGTGTCCCATATGGAACTGAATCCCGAAACCATCAGCGTGGCGCAACTGCTGGCGCTGCTGGGCGCCTACGACCTGGACCTCGTCATCGAGCCGCGCGTGATGAGCGATGCGCTGCTGGACAAGCTGGAGTGGTAG
- a CDS encoding SLC13 family permease, whose protein sequence is MSITPGRADVRPGAPPPPPPSPPLAGRPADSLRAALLIGACIAAVWIAGSALHAPPALIWAGALVLSTVCCWAVGVLPEPTATLLFFLAAVVFHIAPPTVVFSGFTSTAWWLMFGGAVTGVALRSTGLALRLADIIFRKRVGTYPQVITTVALSAVGLAFLMPSTTGRVLLLMPIVLALADRLGFAPASNGRIGMVMTVALASYMPPTTILPANIPNSVLLGAASSLYHINLSYGSYLLLHFPVLGALKTVLLIWMICKLFPEKGPLPAQAPVTATAMGAQERVLAIILALAVAGFATDAWHGISPAWISLAACIVCLLPGIGLVSPKALSEQVHLVPLIYVAGFLGLGAVVESTGLGSAISAGLLHVLPLTPGHTAANVGTIGAMGAVLGMMSTLPALPAVLTPLARDLATATGLPLETVLMLQVPVFSTVFFPYQSPPIVIAMQLGGVGLRHGTRLCLAMAALTIVLLLPLDYFWWKLLGYLP, encoded by the coding sequence ATGTCGATTACCCCCGGCCGTGCCGACGTGCGGCCCGGCGCCCCGCCGCCCCCTCCCCCGTCGCCCCCGCTTGCCGGCCGTCCCGCCGATTCGCTGCGCGCCGCCCTGCTGATCGGCGCCTGCATTGCCGCCGTCTGGATCGCCGGCAGTGCGCTGCATGCGCCGCCCGCACTGATCTGGGCCGGGGCGCTGGTCCTGTCGACGGTCTGCTGCTGGGCCGTGGGCGTGCTGCCCGAGCCCACGGCCACGCTGCTGTTCTTCCTGGCCGCCGTGGTGTTCCACATCGCGCCGCCAACCGTGGTGTTCTCCGGTTTCACGTCCACCGCGTGGTGGCTGATGTTCGGCGGCGCCGTGACCGGCGTGGCGCTGCGCAGCACGGGGCTGGCGCTGCGGCTGGCCGACATCATCTTCCGCAAGCGCGTGGGCACCTATCCGCAGGTGATCACCACCGTGGCGCTCAGCGCGGTGGGGCTGGCGTTCCTGATGCCGTCCACCACGGGCCGCGTGCTGCTGCTGATGCCGATCGTGCTGGCGCTGGCGGACCGGCTGGGCTTTGCCCCGGCGTCCAACGGCCGCATCGGCATGGTGATGACCGTGGCGCTGGCCAGCTACATGCCGCCCACCACGATCCTGCCGGCCAATATCCCGAACAGCGTGCTGCTGGGCGCGGCCAGTTCGCTGTACCACATCAACCTCAGCTACGGCAGCTACCTGCTGCTGCATTTTCCGGTGCTAGGCGCGCTGAAGACCGTGCTGCTGATCTGGATGATCTGCAAGCTGTTCCCGGAAAAAGGCCCGCTGCCGGCGCAGGCGCCCGTCACGGCCACGGCGATGGGCGCGCAGGAGCGGGTGCTGGCCATCATCCTGGCGCTGGCCGTGGCCGGGTTCGCCACCGATGCGTGGCACGGCATCTCGCCCGCCTGGATCTCGCTGGCCGCCTGCATCGTGTGCCTGCTGCCCGGCATCGGGCTAGTGTCGCCAAAGGCGCTGTCCGAGCAGGTCCACCTGGTGCCGCTGATCTACGTGGCGGGCTTTCTGGGGCTGGGCGCCGTGGTGGAATCCACGGGCCTGGGCAGCGCCATCAGCGCGGGGCTGCTGCACGTGCTGCCGCTGACGCCGGGCCACACGGCGGCCAATGTCGGCACGATCGGGGCGATGGGGGCGGTGCTGGGGATGATGTCGACGCTGCCGGCGCTGCCGGCCGTGCTCACGCCGCTGGCGCGCGACCTGGCAACCGCCACGGGGCTGCCGCTGGAAACGGTGCTGATGCTGCAGGTGCCGGTGTTCTCGACCGTGTTCTTTCCGTACCAGTCGCCGCCGATCGTGATTGCGATGCAGCTTGGCGGCGTGGGGCTGCGGCATGGCACGCGGCTGTGCCTGGCGATGGCGGCGCTGACGATCGTGCTGCTGCTGCCGCTCGACTACTTCTGGTGGAAGCTGCTGGGCTACCTGCCCTGA
- the alkB gene encoding DNA oxidative demethylase AlkB, which yields MTFDLFDALPTDPDAAPAAEPLAPGAVVLRGFAREAGPALLGAVGEVSAGSPFRHLVTPGGLRMSVAMTNCGERGWVSDRTGYRYDGVDPDSGRPWPPMPEPFRQLARDAAAAAGYADFRPDACLINRYLPGTRLSLHQDRDELDLRAPIVSVSLGLPATFLWGGLRRADGPARVRLAHGDVVVWGGPSRLVFHGIAPLAAGDHPLTGAERINLTFRKTR from the coding sequence ATGACTTTCGACCTCTTCGACGCCCTTCCCACCGACCCCGACGCCGCGCCGGCCGCCGAGCCCCTGGCGCCCGGCGCGGTGGTGCTGCGCGGCTTTGCGCGCGAGGCCGGGCCGGCGCTGCTGGGCGCCGTGGGCGAAGTCAGCGCGGGCTCACCTTTCCGGCATCTGGTGACGCCGGGCGGGCTGCGGATGTCGGTGGCGATGACCAATTGCGGCGAGCGGGGGTGGGTGTCGGATCGCACGGGCTACCGCTACGATGGCGTCGATCCCGATTCGGGCCGGCCCTGGCCGCCGATGCCCGAGCCGTTCCGCCAACTGGCGCGCGATGCCGCCGCTGCGGCCGGGTATGCCGATTTCCGGCCCGACGCCTGCCTGATCAACCGCTACCTGCCCGGCACGCGGCTGTCGCTGCACCAGGATCGTGACGAGTTGGACCTGCGCGCGCCGATCGTGTCGGTGTCGCTGGGCCTGCCGGCCACGTTCCTCTGGGGCGGGCTGCGGCGGGCCGACGGGCCGGCGCGGGTGCGGCTGGCGCATGGCGACGTGGTGGTCTGGGGTGGCCCGTCGCGGCTGGTGTTCCATGGGATCGCGCCGCTGGCCGCAGGTGACCACCCACTGACCGGGGCCGAGCGCATCAACCTGACCTTCCGCAAGACGCGCTAG